The following proteins come from a genomic window of Rhodospirillales bacterium:
- the leuB gene encoding 3-isopropylmalate dehydrogenase, whose amino-acid sequence MSQQKSLLILPGDGIGPEVMTEVCRLIDWLDRRRNVRFDVHECPVGGAAIDAEGAPVSDLTMERALAADAVLLGAVGGPKWDNLPFEQKPERGLLRLRKDMELFANLRPAVVFSALVDASTLKTDVVAGLDIMIVRELTGGVYFGAPRGIETLADGTRRGVNTQVYTTPEIHRIARIAFELAQKRSARVCSVDKANVMESGVLWREEVQRLHDEAFPDVELSHMYADNCAMQLVRNPRQFDVIVTDNLFGDMLSDEAAMLTGSLGMLPSASLGGTDASGRRRALYEPVHGSAPDIAGKGLANPLACILSFAMCLRYSLDMADDADLIEAAVTEVLDGGLRTADIMQAGKARVSTRVMGEALISTLNKMTG is encoded by the coding sequence ATGTCTCAGCAAAAATCCCTCCTGATCCTCCCTGGGGACGGCATCGGCCCGGAGGTGATGACAGAAGTCTGCCGCCTCATCGACTGGCTCGACCGCCGCCGCAATGTCCGCTTCGACGTTCACGAATGTCCGGTGGGCGGGGCGGCCATCGACGCGGAAGGTGCGCCCGTTTCCGATCTGACGATGGAACGGGCGCTGGCCGCCGACGCGGTGCTGCTCGGCGCCGTTGGCGGACCCAAGTGGGACAACCTGCCGTTCGAACAGAAGCCGGAGCGAGGGCTGCTGCGGCTCCGCAAGGACATGGAGCTGTTCGCGAACCTGCGCCCGGCGGTGGTGTTCTCCGCCCTCGTCGACGCCTCGACCCTCAAGACCGATGTAGTCGCCGGGCTCGACATCATGATCGTCCGCGAACTGACCGGCGGCGTCTATTTTGGCGCCCCGCGCGGCATCGAGACGTTGGCCGACGGCACCCGCCGCGGCGTCAACACGCAGGTCTACACGACGCCGGAAATCCACCGCATCGCCCGCATCGCCTTCGAGCTGGCGCAGAAACGCAGCGCGCGGGTGTGCTCGGTCGATAAGGCCAACGTCATGGAAAGCGGCGTGCTGTGGCGGGAGGAGGTGCAGCGCCTGCACGACGAGGCGTTTCCGGACGTCGAGCTCAGCCACATGTACGCCGACAACTGCGCCATGCAACTGGTTCGCAATCCCCGCCAGTTCGACGTCATCGTCACCGACAACCTGTTCGGGGACATGCTGTCTGACGAAGCGGCGATGCTGACCGGATCGCTCGGCATGCTGCCGTCCGCTTCCCTCGGCGGGACGGACGCGAGCGGTCGGCGGCGGGCCCTGTACGAGCCGGTGCACGGCAGCGCCCCCGACATCGCCGGCAAGGGCCTCGCCAATCCGCTGGCGTGCATCCTCAGCTTCGCCATGTGCCTCCGCTACTCCCTGGACATGGCGGACGACGCAGACCTGATCGAGGCCGCGGTTACCGAAGTATTGGACGGCGGGTTGCGCACTGCGGACATCATGCAGGCGGGCAAGGCGCGGGTGTCGACGCGGGTGATGGGCGAGGCCCTGATCTCGACGCTCAACAAGATGACGGGTTGA
- the leuD gene encoding 3-isopropylmalate dehydratase small subunit, with product MEPFIKISGVAAPLAMRNVDTDMIIPKQFLKTIKRTGLGAGLFFDLRFDEGGRERPDFLLNKAPYDHAVILMAGENFGCGSSREHAPWALLDFGIRCIIAPSFADIFHNNCFKNGILPIVLPDREVDRLMAAAVQEGGPTFTVDLESQTIATPDGRSVAFSVDPFRKHCLMNGLDDIGLTLENGAAIDAFEARRRSEQPWLD from the coding sequence ATGGAACCATTCATCAAGATTTCGGGCGTCGCTGCGCCGCTGGCGATGAGGAATGTCGACACCGACATGATCATCCCGAAGCAGTTCCTGAAGACCATCAAGCGCACCGGTCTCGGCGCAGGCCTGTTCTTCGACTTGAGGTTCGATGAGGGCGGTCGCGAGCGGCCGGATTTCCTCCTCAACAAAGCGCCCTACGACCACGCGGTGATCCTCATGGCCGGAGAGAACTTCGGCTGCGGCTCGTCCCGCGAGCACGCCCCCTGGGCGTTGCTCGATTTTGGCATCCGCTGCATCATCGCCCCCAGCTTCGCCGACATTTTCCACAACAACTGCTTCAAGAACGGCATTCTGCCGATCGTGCTGCCCGACCGCGAAGTCGATCGGCTGATGGCGGCTGCAGTGCAGGAGGGCGGCCCGACCTTCACCGTCGATCTTGAAAGCCAGACAATCGCCACGCCGGACGGCCGCAGCGTCGCCTTCAGCGTCGATCCGTTTCGCAAGCACTGCCTGATGAACGGCCTCGACGACATCGGCCTGACCTTGGAGAACGGCGCGGCGATCGATGCTTTCGAAGCGCGCCGACGATCCGAGCAGCCGTGGCTTGATTGA
- the leuC gene encoding 3-isopropylmalate dehydratase large subunit, with translation MPQPQTLFDKIWASHLVDVRDDGTCLLYIDRHLVHEVTSPQAFEGLRTAGRSVRRPNATLAVADHNVPTTDRALGIADDESRIQIETLADNCRAFGIPYFGMSDLRQGIVHIIGPEQGFTLPGMTIVCGDSHTSTHGAFGALAFGIGTSEVEHVLATQTLMQTPAKNMRVTVSGDLPPGLTAKDLILAIIGTIGTAGGTGHVIEYAGEAIRALSMEGRMTVCNMSIEAGARAGLIAPDDTTFAFLAGRPLAPTGEAWEQAVALWRQLPSDAGARYDREIALDVTAIAPQVTWGTSPEDVVPITGAVPDPAQETDDHKRQSMRRALGYMGLEPGTPMQDIRVDRVFIGSCTNGRIEDLRAAADVVRGRKVANRVGAMVVPGSGLIKQQAEQEGLDAVFRDAGFEWREPGCSMCLAMNADRLEPGERCASTSNRNFEGRQGRGGRTHLMSPAMAAAAAVTGRLADVRRLL, from the coding sequence ATGCCGCAGCCGCAAACGTTGTTCGACAAGATCTGGGCGAGCCATCTCGTCGATGTTCGCGACGATGGCACGTGTCTTCTCTACATCGACCGCCATTTGGTGCACGAGGTCACCAGCCCGCAAGCCTTCGAAGGATTGCGCACCGCTGGGCGAAGTGTACGGCGGCCCAACGCGACCTTGGCGGTCGCCGATCACAACGTGCCGACCACCGATCGCGCTCTCGGCATCGCCGACGACGAGTCGCGCATCCAGATCGAGACGCTGGCCGACAACTGCCGGGCATTCGGCATTCCTTACTTCGGCATGTCGGACCTGCGCCAGGGCATCGTCCACATCATCGGACCCGAGCAGGGTTTCACGCTGCCGGGCATGACCATCGTCTGCGGCGATTCCCACACCTCGACCCACGGCGCCTTCGGGGCGCTGGCGTTCGGCATCGGCACGTCGGAGGTGGAGCACGTTCTCGCGACCCAGACCCTGATGCAGACGCCGGCGAAGAACATGCGGGTGACGGTCTCGGGCGATCTGCCGCCCGGGCTCACCGCCAAGGACCTGATCCTGGCGATCATCGGCACCATCGGCACCGCCGGCGGCACCGGACACGTCATCGAGTATGCCGGCGAAGCGATCCGGGCGCTGAGCATGGAAGGGCGGATGACGGTCTGCAACATGTCCATCGAGGCCGGTGCCCGCGCCGGGCTGATCGCCCCCGACGACACCACGTTCGCGTTCCTGGCCGGCCGGCCGCTGGCGCCGACGGGCGAAGCATGGGAACAAGCGGTCGCGCTCTGGCGTCAACTGCCGTCGGATGCGGGTGCCCGCTACGATCGCGAGATAGCGCTGGACGTGACGGCGATCGCGCCACAGGTGACCTGGGGCACGAGCCCGGAAGATGTGGTGCCGATCACCGGCGCGGTGCCGGATCCGGCCCAGGAGACGGATGACCACAAGCGCCAGTCCATGCGCCGGGCCCTGGGCTACATGGGACTCGAGCCGGGCACCCCGATGCAGGACATCCGCGTCGACCGCGTGTTCATCGGCTCCTGCACCAACGGTCGCATCGAGGACCTGCGCGCCGCCGCAGACGTGGTTCGTGGCCGCAAGGTGGCCAATCGTGTCGGCGCGATGGTGGTGCCGGGTTCCGGCCTGATCAAGCAGCAGGCGGAGCAGGAGGGGCTCGACGCCGTGTTCCGCGACGCCGGTTTCGAATGGCGGGAGCCGGGGTGCTCCATGTGCCTCGCCATGAACGCCGACCGCCTCGAGCCGGGCGAACGGTGCGCCTCGACCTCCAACCGCAATTTCGAGGGCCGCCAGGGGCGCGGCGGGCGCACCCACCTCATGAGCCCGGCGATGGCCGCGGCCGCCGCGGTGACCGGGCGCCTCGCCGACGTCCGCCGGTTGCTGTAG
- the rplS gene encoding 50S ribosomal protein L19, whose amino-acid sequence MNSIEEYERDEIERLVGQRDVPWFAPGDTVRVKVKVVEGTRERLQAFEGVCIARRNRGLGSSFTVRKISYGEGVERVFPLYSPNVAEIEIVRRGDVRRAKLYYLRDLRGKRARIAEKTDGFAAKVVAEEKREAVIAKEATKRASVARQEEKAAQKQAASEAGADS is encoded by the coding sequence ATGAACTCTATCGAGGAATACGAGCGCGACGAGATCGAACGGCTGGTCGGGCAGCGGGACGTTCCATGGTTCGCGCCAGGCGACACGGTGCGCGTCAAGGTCAAGGTCGTCGAAGGAACGCGGGAGCGGCTGCAGGCCTTCGAGGGCGTCTGCATCGCGCGCCGCAACCGGGGCCTCGGCTCGTCATTCACCGTCCGCAAGATCTCCTACGGCGAAGGCGTGGAGCGCGTGTTTCCGCTTTATTCTCCGAACGTCGCGGAGATCGAGATCGTCCGCCGCGGCGACGTGCGCCGGGCCAAGCTCTATTATCTCCGTGACCTGCGCGGCAAGCGGGCGCGCATCGCCGAGAAGACCGACGGATTTGCGGCCAAGGTGGTCGCGGAAGAGAAGCGCGAAGCGGTGATCGCCAAGGAGGCGACGAAGCGAGCCAGCGTCGCACGCCAGGAGGAGAAGGCCGCCCAGAAACAGGCGGCATCCGAGGCCGGCGCCGACAGTTGA
- the trmD gene encoding tRNA (guanosine(37)-N1)-methyltransferase TrmD translates to MNDAPIWTVRVLTLFPEMFPGPLAFSLAGRALKNGRWGLETVDIRRFAGDKHRTVDDAPYGGGPGMVMRADVIDAAIAAAVNVERPLPLVHLTPRGRPLSQDRVRCWADGPGMVLLCGRYEGIDERVLEAWQPEDVSLGDFVLSGGEPAAVVLIDACVRLLTGVMSEPRSIEDESFEHGLLEYPHYTRPRLWKDREVPEALLSGDHQRIRAWRRGEAERITAERRPDLWARYRGESRSERGCALGAALP, encoded by the coding sequence ATGAACGATGCGCCGATTTGGACCGTGCGGGTTCTGACGCTGTTTCCGGAGATGTTCCCGGGGCCGCTTGCTTTTTCGCTCGCCGGACGGGCCTTGAAGAACGGTCGCTGGGGACTGGAAACGGTGGACATTCGCCGGTTTGCAGGCGATAAACATCGCACCGTCGATGATGCGCCATACGGCGGCGGGCCCGGTATGGTGATGCGCGCCGATGTGATCGATGCCGCCATCGCCGCCGCCGTGAACGTGGAGCGGCCGTTGCCGCTTGTTCATCTGACGCCGCGCGGGCGGCCTCTGAGCCAGGATCGGGTGCGGTGCTGGGCGGATGGGCCCGGGATGGTGCTGTTGTGCGGCCGCTACGAGGGTATTGACGAGCGGGTATTGGAGGCGTGGCAGCCTGAGGACGTGAGCCTCGGCGACTTTGTTCTGTCGGGTGGCGAACCGGCCGCAGTAGTGCTGATCGACGCCTGCGTGCGGCTGCTGACTGGCGTGATGAGCGAACCCCGGAGCATCGAGGACGAAAGCTTTGAACACGGCCTTCTGGAATACCCGCACTATACGCGGCCGCGGCTATGGAAGGACCGGGAGGTGCCGGAAGCTCTGCTGTCCGGCGACCATCAACGGATACGCGCGTGGCGGCGAGGCGAGGCGGAGCGCATCACCGCTGAGCGTCGGCCCGATCTGTGGGCGCGCTACCGCGGGGAGAGCCGGAGCGAACGAGGTTGCGCATTGGGCGCCGCCTTGCCTTGA
- the rimM gene encoding 16S rRNA processing protein RimM has product MDTSRMICVGMVTGAHGVHGLVRVKSFTAEASDLTAYGPLWDEHGASSLRLWATGEVRGQLLMRVEGVQDRTAAERLRGRRLYIPRSALPEPRSDEYYHADLVGLRAELVGEPGREAVALGCVSAVHDFGGGPMLEIAADNGGMIMVPFTHDAVPVVDVPNGRLEIAPLPGLLNDASHEAPGSAAASGATDEEANAKGVHE; this is encoded by the coding sequence ATGGATACGAGCAGGATGATCTGCGTCGGCATGGTCACCGGCGCGCACGGCGTGCACGGACTGGTCCGCGTCAAGAGCTTTACCGCAGAGGCGTCGGACCTTACTGCGTACGGCCCGCTCTGGGACGAGCACGGCGCATCATCGTTGCGCCTGTGGGCGACGGGCGAGGTGCGGGGACAGCTTCTGATGCGGGTTGAGGGCGTGCAGGATCGCACCGCCGCGGAGCGTCTCCGCGGGCGGCGGCTCTACATTCCGCGGAGCGCGCTGCCGGAGCCGCGTTCCGATGAATACTACCACGCGGACCTCGTCGGTTTACGAGCGGAGTTGGTCGGCGAGCCCGGACGGGAGGCCGTCGCGCTCGGATGCGTTTCGGCCGTGCACGATTTCGGTGGCGGGCCGATGCTGGAGATCGCTGCCGACAACGGCGGCATGATCATGGTGCCGTTCACCCACGATGCGGTTCCCGTAGTGGATGTTCCGAACGGCCGCCTGGAGATCGCGCCGCTTCCCGGCCTACTCAACGACGCGAGCCACGAGGCGCCCGGCTCCGCAGCGGCATCCGGAGCGACCGACGAAGAAGCGAACGCCAAAGGGGTGCACGAATGA
- the rpsP gene encoding 30S ribosomal protein S16, whose product MSLRIRLSRGGAKKRPYYRIVVADSRSPRDGRFVERVGTYNPMVAKDHPERVLLKEERIRHWLGVGAQPSDRVARFCAEAGLMEARPRPEQTKKPLPRKKAQERMKAAQEAAGQAAASSGEG is encoded by the coding sequence ATGAGCCTCAGAATTCGTCTGTCGCGTGGCGGCGCCAAAAAGCGCCCGTACTATCGCATCGTCGTCGCCGATTCACGGAGCCCGCGAGACGGGCGGTTCGTCGAGCGGGTCGGCACCTATAACCCGATGGTCGCCAAGGACCACCCAGAGCGGGTCCTCCTCAAAGAGGAGCGGATCCGCCACTGGCTCGGGGTCGGCGCCCAACCCAGCGATCGCGTGGCGCGGTTTTGCGCCGAGGCTGGGCTGATGGAAGCACGGCCGCGCCCGGAGCAGACCAAGAAACCGCTGCCCAGGAAAAAGGCGCAGGAGCGGATGAAGGCCGCCCAAGAAGCGGCTGGGCAGGCGGCTGCATCCTCGGGAGAGGGATAA
- the ffh gene encoding signal recognition particle protein: MFDQLSDRLGVIFDRLRKRGALSEELVNESLREVRIALLEADVALPVVKEFIATIRKRAIGQEVLRSVTPGQMVVKIVNDALIDMLGGSADQDKPPVEDSGINLVGSAPVAVLVVGLQGSGKTTTCAKIALRIKKREKKRVLMASLDVYRPAAQHQLAVLGEQTDTKTLPVVMGEMPVGIANRAMQTARREGYDVVLLDTAGRMHLDEAMMSEAAAVKAATLPVETLLVADALTGQDAVTLAREFNDKVGVTGIVLTRMDGDARGGAALSMRAVTGQPIKLIGVGEKLDAIEAFHAPRIAGRILGMGDVVGIVERASEVIEREDAERLAEKLVKGDFTLEDMAGQFRQLRKMGDVKGLLGMLPGIGKIKQQLSQANIDDRMIARQEAIILSMTPAERRNPKLLNGSRRRRIAAGAGATVPDVNRLLKQHQQMSKMMKQMGKLGRKGLFGRGGLPPDLLASMPPMPSGR; the protein is encoded by the coding sequence GTGTTTGACCAACTGAGCGACCGGCTCGGCGTTATTTTTGACCGCCTCCGCAAGCGCGGTGCGTTGAGCGAAGAGCTTGTCAACGAGAGCCTGCGCGAAGTGCGCATCGCGCTGCTCGAGGCCGACGTGGCGCTGCCGGTGGTCAAGGAATTCATCGCGACGATCCGCAAGCGCGCCATCGGCCAGGAGGTGCTGAGGAGCGTCACGCCGGGGCAGATGGTGGTCAAGATCGTCAATGACGCCTTGATCGACATGCTCGGGGGCAGCGCGGATCAGGACAAGCCGCCCGTCGAAGACAGCGGCATCAACCTCGTCGGCAGCGCGCCGGTGGCCGTGCTGGTCGTCGGCCTGCAAGGGTCGGGCAAGACCACGACCTGCGCCAAGATCGCCCTCCGTATCAAGAAGCGCGAGAAGAAGCGGGTGCTGATGGCGTCGCTCGACGTCTATCGCCCGGCGGCGCAGCATCAGTTGGCGGTTCTCGGCGAGCAGACCGACACGAAGACCCTGCCGGTGGTGATGGGCGAGATGCCGGTCGGCATCGCCAACCGCGCCATGCAGACCGCGCGGCGCGAAGGCTACGACGTGGTGCTGCTCGACACCGCTGGGCGGATGCATCTCGACGAAGCGATGATGAGCGAGGCTGCGGCGGTCAAGGCCGCGACCCTGCCGGTCGAGACATTGCTGGTCGCCGACGCGCTCACGGGCCAAGACGCGGTGACCTTGGCGCGGGAGTTCAACGACAAGGTCGGCGTCACCGGCATCGTGCTGACCCGTATGGACGGCGACGCGCGTGGCGGCGCCGCACTATCAATGCGGGCGGTCACCGGCCAGCCGATCAAGCTGATCGGCGTCGGAGAAAAGCTCGACGCCATCGAGGCGTTCCACGCGCCGCGCATCGCCGGGCGTATTCTCGGCATGGGCGACGTGGTCGGGATCGTCGAGCGCGCGTCGGAAGTGATCGAGCGCGAGGACGCCGAGAGGCTGGCGGAGAAGCTCGTCAAGGGCGACTTCACCCTTGAGGACATGGCCGGTCAATTCCGGCAACTGCGCAAGATGGGCGACGTCAAGGGCCTGTTGGGAATGCTGCCCGGCATCGGCAAAATTAAGCAACAGCTTTCCCAGGCCAACATCGACGACCGGATGATCGCCCGCCAGGAGGCGATCATCCTCTCCATGACGCCGGCGGAACGGCGCAACCCGAAGCTGCTCAACGGCTCTCGGCGACGGCGCATCGCCGCCGGCGCCGGAGCGACCGTGCCGGACGTCAACCGTCTCCTCAAGCAGCATCAGCAAATGAGCAAGATGATGAAACAAATGGGCAAGCTGGGGCGCAAGGGCCTGTTCGGGCGAGGCGGGCTGCCGCCGGACCTGTTGGCGTCGATGCCCCCCATGCCATCCGGCCGCTGA
- a CDS encoding HIG1 domain-containing protein, translating to MMSSVIPYVLGLAILATAGVLFAGIVSFAFGPRSDRTLGTKLMTARVVLQGVAIAVFAVMMLLSLA from the coding sequence ATGATGTCTAGCGTTATTCCATACGTCCTCGGCTTGGCCATTCTGGCGACGGCGGGTGTCCTGTTTGCGGGAATCGTGTCGTTCGCCTTCGGCCCGCGCAGCGACCGCACCCTCGGCACCAAGCTGATGACCGCGCGCGTCGTGCTGCAGGGGGTTGCGATCGCCGTGTTCGCTGTCATGATGCTCCTGTCCTTGGCTTAG
- a CDS encoding cob(I)yrinic acid a,c-diamide adenosyltransferase, producing the protein MVTLTKIYTRGGDRGETSLGDGRRVPKSELRVAAYGTVDETNAVVGVARLHTTADANVDAMLARVQNDLFDLGADLCTPETGRKAEGALRIVDAQVDRLEREIDALNAGLQPLNSFILPGGSPAAAYLHLARTVSRRAERLMSELAAAESVNEAALRYINRLSDHLFVLARHLNANGAADVLWVPGANR; encoded by the coding sequence ATGGTGACCCTGACGAAGATCTACACCCGCGGCGGCGACCGCGGCGAGACGTCCCTCGGCGACGGCCGCAGGGTGCCGAAGTCGGAACTCCGCGTCGCCGCCTACGGCACGGTGGACGAAACCAATGCCGTCGTTGGCGTCGCGCGCCTCCACACCACCGCCGACGCCAACGTGGACGCCATGCTGGCCCGCGTCCAAAATGACCTGTTCGACCTGGGCGCCGACCTGTGCACGCCGGAAACCGGCCGCAAGGCGGAGGGAGCACTCCGCATCGTCGATGCCCAGGTGGACCGCCTCGAGCGCGAGATCGACGCCCTCAACGCCGGACTGCAGCCGCTCAACTCGTTCATCCTGCCCGGCGGTTCGCCGGCCGCGGCGTACCTGCACCTGGCCCGCACCGTGTCGCGCCGCGCAGAGCGCCTGATGTCCGAGTTGGCGGCGGCCGAGTCGGTCAACGAAGCGGCGCTTCGCTACATCAACCGCCTATCCGACCACCTGTTCGTCCTCGCCCGCCATCTCAACGCCAACGGCGCCGCCGACGTTCTCTGGGTCCCCGGCGCCAACCGCTGA